The sequence below is a genomic window from Bacteroidales bacterium MB20-C3-3.
CCGAGATAAATTCAAAACAATATAATTTACAATTATGAGAAAACTTCTTCTATTCGCTTTCACTCTTTTTCTTGCCCTTTCCTGCGTAAACAGAAACTCTTCAGAAAACAATAATGGATCACAGAGCAGTCAATTTACAATTGATGCAAGTGAAAATGTAGTCAATGTTCTGTATTTTCACGGCACCCAAAGGTGCAAAACTTGTATTGCTGTTGGGAATATTGCAAAAGAGACACTTGACAGCCTATCATTAAATAATGATAGTATTGTTTTTTCAGAGATTAACACAGATGATCCAAATTTTAGTGAAATCACCTCAAAATTCCAGATATCCTGGAGCTCTCTGATTATCTCAAAAGGAGAAAATAGAGTTGATCTGACAGATTTCGCATTTGCAAATGCCATAAAAAATCCGGAATTACTCAAAGCTGAAATAGTTAAAACAATTACTTCACTGCAATAGCTAATAGTTTATTCAAAAGTTATGGAATTCCTGCAAAACCTTGCTGACAATTCACAAATACCTGTAATTACAGCATTTATCCTGGGATTAATTACAGCAATGAGCCCCTGCCCTCTTGCAACCAATATCACAGCAACAGCCTGGCTGAGCAGAGATATAACAAACAAAAGAGCAGTTTTACTTAACGGTGTAATGTATACACTTGGGAGGATGTTTACATATACATCTCTTGGAATGCTATTCTATTTTGGAGCAAGTAAATTTAAGATTGCACAGGCGCTTCAGAGTATTGGCGGTGTTTGGTTGGGAATAGCACTTGTCATATTTGGAATTCTAATGATGGATATAATAAAAATCCCCGGATTTCCGGGGATTGGTAAAATACTGGAGGGCAAAAATTTAAAAAGAGGCTTTCTAAACTCCTTTCTGCTTGGAGTGCTCTTTGCTCTGGCATTTTGCCCTTACAGCGGAGTAATATATTTTGTAGTTCTTATCCCTATGACAATCGCAGCACCATCAGGGCTTCTTCTACCTCCTGTATTTGCAATCGCAACCGGATTACCCGTTATTGCCATCTCCTGGCTTCTGGCCTACAGCGTAAACAGTGTAGGAAAGTTCTACAACGGCATCAAGAATTTTGAAAAATGGTTCAAGATGGTTGTAGCCTCTGTGTTTATTGTTACAGGATTATACTACATAATTATCAGTATAATTTAGAATAAATAAAAAGTCCAGATACTCTCTATTTTTTCTTACTCTTATCCTCACTTACATCTGAATACTCCAGACCCTCACGGTAAACGCTCATAGCTGCCAGACTCATACCCATGCTTGAGTAACCACCATCGTGGTAGAGATTCTGCATAGTCACCTTTTTGGTCAGGTCAGAGAAAAGTGTAATTACATAGTCGGCACACTCCTCAGCAGAGGCGTTTCCAAGAGGCGACATCCTCTCGGCAAAATCATAAAGTTTGTCAAAGCCCATAATACCACCACCAGCGGTAGTCATAGTTGGTGATTGAGAAACTGTGTTGATTCTTATATTCTTCTCACGACCATAAATATATCCAAAACTTCTTGCAATTGACTCCAGAAGAGCCTTTGCATCGGCCATATCATTATAACCATAAAGAGTGCGCTGCGCAGCAACATATGAGAGAGCAACAACAGATCCCCAGTCATTTATAGCGTCAACCTTTCTGCAGCTCTGAAGCACCTTGTGAAAAGATATTGCTGAGATATCGAGTGTCTGGTGGAGGTAGTGATAGTTAAGATCATCATAAGTTCTGCCCTTTCTCACATTTGGTGACATCCCAATTGAGTGAAGAACAAAATCAAATTTACCTCCAAGAAACTCCATTCCTTTAATAATCAGATTTTCCAGATCTTCAACATTTGTAGCATCTGCAGGAATAACTATAGATTCGCATTTTTCTGCCAATTGATCAATTGTACCCATCTTCATGGAAGCCGGTGTGTTTGTAAGCACAAATCTCCCCCCCTCTTCATACACTCTCTCTGCTGTCTTCCATGCTATGGAGCTCTCATTAAGGGCACCAAATATAAGCCCTCTCTTTCCTTTCAATAAATTGTACGACATAATTTAATATTTACACTTACATAAAACACCATATAGGAATAAATGTTTATTTGCAAGTATGGTTAAACCGACGGCAAATATAGGCAATAAATTAAAAGTCCACCCCATTTTATTTTCCATTGGAAAATTGTTTTATTAGAAAATATATTTAACTTTGCAGCATAATTATAAGGGATAAAAAAAAGAGAAAATGGACAAAGCTTTACAATATATTAAAAAGCAATGGATTATAATAGCAGGAGCTGCACTTGGCGCCTTGGGCGGATACCTTTACTGGTACTTCATCGGCTGCAACAGCGGAACCTGTCCCATTACATCATCACCGCTAAATAGCACCCTTTACGGAATCCTTCTGGGAGGCCTTATCGGAAGTATGTTCAAAAGAGACAAAAAGAGAGATGAGAACAATAATCAGAGTAGAGAGAGCTAACTGCTGCGTATTCAACAACTCAATAAACAGGGAGATTGCATCAATCAACGGAGTTTACGCAGTAAATGTAGATAACTATAAAAATGAAGTAACAATTGACCATACTGACGAAGTCAATTTCCCTGAGCTTTTTGCAAAGCTTCGTGAAAGCGGATACAATCCACTGGAAGAGGAGAAATACCTGAAAAACAACTATAACGAGAGAGACTACGATGGATTATTTCAAGAATAAAATAATTAGAAAACAAATAAAATTTATAAAAAATTAACAATATGAAAACAATACATTTAACAAAAGAGGAGTTCCTGAAAAAAGTAGCAAACTACGAAGCAAATCCAACAGAATGGAAATATCTTGGAGACAAACCTTGTATAATTGACTTCTATGCAGACTGGTGTGGTCCATGCAAAATGGTAGCCCCAATACTTGACGAACTCGCAAAAGAGTACTCAGACAAAATCTATATCTACAAAGTAGATACAGAGGCAGAGCAAGACCTTGCAGGAGCATTTGGAATCAGAAGCATCCCTACCCTTCTCTTCTGCCCAATGAATGAAGCCCCTCAAATGGCCCAGGGAGCACTGCCAAAAGCAAGCTTCAAGGATGCAATTGACAAGGTTCTTCTGGGAGGTAAGTAAGAGCTATAAACAGGTATATTCAAATAAGTTTCACATGGTTGTGCTCCAGCAGATAGTGCTCGCCGCTCTCAGGGCAGCGGGCCCTGCCGGATGTATCAAACTGCAGGCGATGGCCCATTCGGCTCATCCAGCCAATCTGAATACTTGGATTTCCAACAACCAGGGCGTATGGTTTAACACTCTTTGTCACAACCGCGCCCGCACCAATGAATGCATACTCACCAATGTCATGACCACAGACAACAGTGGCATTTGCGCCAATAGTTGCTCCCCGGCCAACCCTGGTGTGTGTGTATTCATGCCTTCTGTTGACGCCACTTCTTGGATTGACAACATTAGTAAAGACACAGGAGGGGCCTAAAAAGACTTCGTCTTCGCAGATCACTCCTGTGTAAACTGATACATTATTCTGGATTTTCACTCCATTTCCCAGAATCACTCCGGGAGAGATCACCACATTTTGCCCAAGATTGCAGTTCTTACCTATCTTGCAACCCTCCATAATGTGAGAAAAGTGCCAGATCTTTGTTCCCTCACCTATCTCACAGCCTGCGTCAATAATAGCCGATTCATGCGCAAAATATTTAATCTCTGCATTTTCCATAAGGGTAATTTTTCCCCTAATTTAGACAATTATTCCAAAATTGCCTCGGTTACAGGATTTATTCCCGGACCTCCCAGATAAGAGGATACAACTGTTCCCTTGACCCAAACTCTTCTACTTAAATGTTCGGGAAATGCAACAAGCGAGAACTGATCCTGAATTTTACCGGAGGGAAGACTAACTCCAAAGCATTTAGCCCTTAGTCTCTCGCCGGGCTCCTCAGCTATAGCCATATGGCTGGCCTTAGTAAAGGGAGAAACATATTTTACAGAATCGGCAGAGACATCCCCTCCAACAATATATCCCTTAACCCAGACCTTCATCCCCTCAAACTCACTAAGCCTGGACAATGAAATTGCTTTTGCCCTGGAGCTCCCGTCATTACCATCAATCAAAAGGGTGTCGAGCTTAAATGCGTATGTTGTGTCAATTGTAATCCCTCTGCCAAGGAAAGAGGAGTCTCCGGCAGCGAGCTTCAGGTTGATTGTGAGCATCTCCTTTGCCGATACACTCTTTGAGAATAGTGGAACTGGTGTTGCGGTGCTGAGGGAAGGCTTTAGCCGTACATAAAACTTACCCGGATTAACATAAAGAAACCGCTCCTCTCCATAGTTATAGAGCGACGCCCCCTCCGCAGTGTAAAGTTCAGGGGTATAAGCACTATACTTTGACATAAATTCAGAAGAAAATCCCAGACTTATACCTGCATTTACCTGGCGGATTTGAAGGTTCAGAGATTTTGTAGTGCCTGAAGTAAGGGTTACCTGGCGGGCATCTGCCCAGCAAGGAGAGTCAAAGGCAGGAGCTTTGTGCTTGTGGGAAAAGACCTCAACAAAGTACTCTCCAGCCTCAAGTTTCATCTCTTCAGGTCTGGCACCGTAGAGTCCATTATATAAGGTGTCATCGTAGGAGCTCCGGACAATAAGGCGCATCAAATTTGTGTCCGGCAAGGGTCTTAAAGACGCTTTAGTCAGCACATCCTCACTCGTGATGCGCAGGCGGAGAGTAGCCTCTCCCCCATCTGTTAATGTTAGCCCCTGACAGCCTGCTGCCAGGATAGCAACCAAAAAGATCACTCTCTTCATATCTCACTCTATTTTAATTGGTTTTCATCCCAAAAATATAACACTTCGCAAGCAAAAGAGTGTAAATTGATACAAACTTTAAAAAATATTCAATTTTAAAATTACGATTTAGAATTTTATTTAAATTTGAACAAATTTAAACTTAACTATGTACAGAATCACCGAGCACCCTATCCTCCCAATTCCTGCGGAAGATAGCGTAGAGTTCACCTTTGAGGGTCAGAAAATCACCGGTCAGAAGGGTTTTACCATCGCAGCAGCACTGCATCAGGCCGGAAAAGTTGTCCACAAACACAGTTTAGAGCACAGAGAGCGCACTATGGAGTGCGGTATTGGCAAATGCGGCGCCTGCGAAATGTTGGTTGACGGCAAAGTAAGGCGTATCTGCATTACAAAAGTTGACGATGTTAAAAATGTCAACCGGATTGAGGAGTCATACCTTCCTGAAGAGACTGTTCTTGTTGAAAAAGATGGAAAGGAGATTAAAATCAGAAAAACAACAGTTGTTATTATTGGTGCAGGCCCTGCAGGTCTTGCCGTAAGGGAGGAGCTTAACAAAGCAGGAATCCAGAATCTGGTAATTGACAATAACAGTAAAATTGGTGGTCAATTCCTTATGCAGACCCACCAGTTCTTCTTCTTTGAAAAGGAGAAACGATTTGGAGGGATGAGGGGATTTGACATTGCCAACACCCTTGCAGGTGAGGACCACAGCGGCATACTCCTTGACTCTGTTGTCTGGGATATACTTGAAGGCAAGAGGCTGGTTATAAAAGATATCGCAAAACAGGAGATCAGCTATGTTGATGCCGAGCATCTTGTTATAGCTACAGGAGCTGTTCCATTTATGCCGGCATTCAAAAATGACGACCTGCCGGGGGTATACACAGCTGCTGTTGTACAGAGGATGATGAATCAGGAGCTTACTTTACTGGGGAAAAAGATTCTCACGGTAGGAGCCGGAAATATTGGATACCTCACATCATACCAGGCTATGCAGGCCGGTGCAGAGGTTAAAGCTATAATAGAGGCAATGCCACGCGAAGGGGGATTCCCTGTTCAGGCAAACAGAGTCAGAAGACTCGGCATTCCTGTTATGACTTCTCATATTTTGCTGGAGGCAATTCCAAACGCAGACAGAACAGGTGTAACAGGTGCTATTATCGCTCAATGTGAAAACTTCAAACCAATACCTGGAACAGAGAAGATAATTGAAGATATTGACTGTATAAATATATGCACAGGACTCATTCCTGACAATCAGTTATTCAGGAAGGGAGTTGAGATTTACGGAAGACATTGCCACGGAGTTGGCGATGCAGTAAGGATTGGAGAGGGAACATCTGCCGTATTAAGAGGTAAGCAGTGTGCTTATGAGATACAGCAGGATCTGGGATTCAGATACAACTACAATGATTACCTGGCCGTTTCAAAAGAGTACATAGACTCTCAGCAGCACCCTGTAAAAGTAATTAATGAGCCATTCAGACCAACACCTGAAAGGATGAAAGAGAAAGGCTTTGTTCAGATTGACTGTCTCTACGGATTTGCCTGCAACCCTTGCTCTTTTGCCTGTGAATACGGAGCAATAACAAAATCATCAACCTCCACTGTTCCAAGAATTGATTTTGACAAGTGCGTTGGTTGTATGAGGTGCGTTTACCAGTGCCCGGGGCTTGCAATATTCGGCTACCAGTTCAACAAAAACTGGATCTTCCTGCCTATCGAATACAAGGCCGATGAGGGTGCCGATGTTTTCCTGGTTGACAATAACGGAAAAAAGGTTGGCGAGGGAGTTATTGAAAAGATCCTCAAAAAGGATAATAAAACCAATGTTGCAAGAGTAAAGGCTAAAGACCTCGAAGGGGAGGCTCTTCTGGCAGTCAGAGGATTTATTATCAAAGAGAAGTATCCACAGCCTGTAAAAATAAAACAACTTGACGGAGAGCACGATGCTAAAACATACATCTGCCACTGCGAAGATGTAACCGTTGAGAAGATGCTTGCAGCAATTGGTGACAGAAAGGTAATATCATCAGATGAGCTCAAGCACATTACGAGAATAGGTATGGGTCCTTGTCGCGGAAACAGATGCGTACCAAGAGCAAAAATGTACCTTAAACCATACGGAATAGAGGTTATTGGAGAGCCGACTCCTCGCGGGCCTATGTCAAACCTGGTTACACTGGGAGATATGAACCCTGTGGGAAAAAGCGAAAGCATCATACTTCCTAAAGGCAGCAAATGGGTAGAAAAAGTTCCCGCAATAATTGCCGGTGGCGGTATAGCCGGCAGCTCACTCTTCAGATATATGGCCGAGGCGGGTATGAAACCATACCTTATTAACGACGGACTCGGCAGTTCGTGGAGAAATATAGCAGGGGGGCGCCCGGCATTCTCTCTTCCTGCACTGGCGGACATTGCAAAACACAACCTCGAGATTTTCAGGAAACTTAACGACAAACACTCCATTGACTTCAAACTTATAAGATATGTAGGTTTTGTCCACGATCAGGCAACATACGACTCACTAGACATGTCCCGTAACTGGAGTGATGCCAGAATGGTAGAGAAAAAAGATTTCCGCAAAGAGATTTCTCCATACTTCAACCCTTCACTCGACACATACAGCCACGCTCTCATTACAAACGACTGCTGGCAGGCAAATCCGGGACTTACCCTTGATCTTGTAAGAGAGATGGGTCGTCAGAACGGAGGAAAAATTCTTGAAAACACAAAATTAGTTGATGTACAAAGGGATGGAAAAGAGTACAGAGTAATAGTACTTACCCCGGACAAAGAGTACGCCGAATACAGGACAGAGGTGTTTATAAACGCTTTGGGTGCTGAAGCCGATAAGTTTGCAAGGAAGCTGGGTATAGAGACCGGCCTCTTCCCAGTTAAGCATCAGGCATTTATCACAAAGAGACTACCAATGCTTGGCAAAGATGGAGCAAATCTTGATATGCTTATTGACAGGCGCAAATACAAAGGCTTCTCTGCAGTGTACGGACAACAGCTTGCAGAGACAGGACAAATCATTGGATGCGCCTCCCCAGCAATTGATGCTACCGAGACCGATAAAAACCTTAAGATAAACAGCCGGGAATTCATTGAGATAGCAACCGAGATCTTTACAAACTGGATACCTCAGCTTAGCGGAGTTGGATTCCAGGCAGTATGGAGCGGTTACTACATTGAGCCAAGATATATTGTAGATCCGGAACTTGGACTCTTTACCGGAATGCGCGGCCACGGATTCATGCTCTCCCAGTACATCGCAAAACTATATGTAGATTACCTAATGGGACGAGAGGTTCCTGAATACTTCCACGACCTAAAACTAAGCGGCAAAGGTCTCAGCGAGCAAGCATTTAAATAACGCAGAATCATAGCGCAGAACCGCACAGCCGTAAGTCTCTGTTAGATAGCACTTAGACACTTAATCCCGCGGATTAAAAAATCATAATGACAGCTGACATGTACTGCCGAATGGCTTAACCTGCGAAGCACCATATAAACTTTGCAGAAGGCGGTGAAGTATCAGACCCGTGCGGCTGCAACTTGCTTACTGATTGTACGTTAACACTTAATCCCGCGGATCCTGTGAGTTATAGCGGCACGGGTATATAGTTTACTTCTGGTTTTTGATGTGGGAAACTTTAGTTGGGTTGACAGGGATATTCGTTTATCTAACAGATAAACGAATATCCCTGTCAACCCAATTCTTTTGTCTCTGCTGCGGGGAGGAGGCAATTATATGGTGCCGGGCGTGAGGCCTGGCGGTTACCCGCCCGCCCGGCCTGAGCTGGCCATTCGGCAGATAATTTTTGGAGACCGGTTCAGGTCCGTGTGAACCCGTACCGCCACGGGCATACCCGTGCAACTGTAAATTATTGATTGACAGCGGAAAGACAATCCACCTGACAGATCACCTGTCAGGTCAATTGCTTATGTGTAGGTAATCAGTGTATTGCAGCGGGGCGGGTTAAGAAGAGGAGTGAAGAAAGTGGAGAAAGTGTGAAATTTGAGATCGGAATGAGACCGGTATAAAACTTCATGAGGCCTTATCCTTATTGGGATAAAACCTCACTACTTAACCTAAACTTAAACTATGAAAAACTTCACTTATAGAATATTCAAATCTTATGCCAAAGTTTATTCAACTATGCGAAGTTTTGCAAATTTTAGTAAAAGTGTCTTCTGTCCGCCATCGTTAAAGGCGACTACTGCTCTCATATTGAGGACATCACCCTCTAATAAAATAATTTTTCCGTAACCAAATCGTTCATGTTCAACATTCATTCCTACCCGCAACTTTTCTACGGGGTCAGGGAAAAAGTTTTCGCGTCTAGGGGGGGGCGGGGCCGTCGCAGACGGGCCGGCGGCTGCCGGGGAGGCGGGCCTTCTGAAGGCCTCGCCGGCAGACGGCTGGGCGGAGCGTGCGGGACGCTCGCTTCGCCCGGTCGCCCCCACTCCTCTGCCCGTACCTGACGAAAAGAGTCCTGATGAGTTTGAGCTATCGGTCCTGAAGATGGACATAACTCCATCCTCATAGGGCCAGTTGAGAAACTTGCGGTCCACCTCCTTCAAAAAACGACTTGGAGGATAGTTCACCTGTTGTCCCCAGCGAAATCTTGATTGAGCGTATGAGAGAGTAATTGCCCTCTTAGCTCTGGTAAGGGCTACATAAAAGAGGCGCCTCTCCTCCTCTATCTCCTGATCACTGCTCACACCATTAATACTTGGAAAGAGGTTATCCTCCATACCTATTACATATACATACGGAAACTCCAAACCCTTGGCTGAGTGCACAGTCATAAGACTTACTTTATTATTCTCCTCCTTGCTGTCTGCCCCTTCATCCACAGCACTCATAAGAGATATCTTCTCCAGAAACTCTTCAAGAAGAAGCGGTCCGGACTCCCTGTCAGGCATAAGGCCAGGATCTTCATCCGCAATCAAATCGCCATCTGAAATCTCACCGCCTGAAAGTTCTCCCTCCATCTCCTTTATTGAATTAAAGAGCTCCTCAACATTCTCCAGACGAGCCTGACCCTCGAGCGAGCTATCGGCCCTGAGATGCTCCATATAACCGGAACGCATCAGTATCTCCATTGTAATATCGTAGGCAGTAGCCGTTGAAGCCTTGCTCCCAACCTCGGCTATCAGAGCCGTAAATATTGAGAGGCGGGCGGCGGCGGCGGGCTTGATGCCAAAGGCATCAAGATCACCGGCGTGAAAGGCCTCCCACATAGAGAGGGAGGCCGCCCCCGCCGCCGCCGCCAGATAACCCATTGTCGTATCCCCGATACCCCTTGCAGGAACATTTACCACCCGTCTGAAAGCCTCATCATCCTTAGGATTAACGAGCAATCTCATATAAGCAAGCACATCCTTTACCTCCTGCCTCTCATAGAAGGAGTGGCCGCCATAAATCCTGTAAGGAACAGACCTTTTTCTCAACGCCTCCTCAACCACCCTGGACTGAGCATTAGTTCTGTAAAGAATTGCAAAATCAGAATACTCCGCTCTATCCGAGTATATTCTGTTCATAAGAGAGGAGACAACTGTAAAGGCCTCCTCCTGATCCGAATAGCCCCTTATAACCTCAATCTTCTC
It includes:
- a CDS encoding nitrophenyl compound nitroreductase subunit ArsF family protein, which codes for MRKLLLFAFTLFLALSCVNRNSSENNNGSQSSQFTIDASENVVNVLYFHGTQRCKTCIAVGNIAKETLDSLSLNNDSIVFSEINTDDPNFSEITSKFQISWSSLIISKGENRVDLTDFAFANAIKNPELLKAEIVKTITSLQ
- a CDS encoding aromatic aminobenezylarsenical efflux permease ArsG family transporter, yielding MEFLQNLADNSQIPVITAFILGLITAMSPCPLATNITATAWLSRDITNKRAVLLNGVMYTLGRMFTYTSLGMLFYFGASKFKIAQALQSIGGVWLGIALVIFGILMMDIIKIPGFPGIGKILEGKNLKRGFLNSFLLGVLFALAFCPYSGVIYFVVLIPMTIAAPSGLLLPPVFAIATGLPVIAISWLLAYSVNSVGKFYNGIKNFEKWFKMVVASVFIVTGLYYIIISII
- a CDS encoding SDR family oxidoreductase, translated to MSYNLLKGKRGLIFGALNESSIAWKTAERVYEEGGRFVLTNTPASMKMGTIDQLAEKCESIVIPADATNVEDLENLIIKGMEFLGGKFDFVLHSIGMSPNVRKGRTYDDLNYHYLHQTLDISAISFHKVLQSCRKVDAINDWGSVVALSYVAAQRTLYGYNDMADAKALLESIARSFGYIYGREKNIRINTVSQSPTMTTAGGGIMGFDKLYDFAERMSPLGNASAEECADYVITLFSDLTKKVTMQNLYHDGGYSSMGMSLAAMSVYREGLEYSDVSEDKSKKK
- a CDS encoding DUF6132 family protein — translated: MDKALQYIKKQWIIIAGAALGALGGYLYWYFIGCNSGTCPITSSPLNSTLYGILLGGLIGSMFKRDKKRDENNNQSRES
- a CDS encoding heavy metal-associated domain-containing protein, which gives rise to MRTIIRVERANCCVFNNSINREIASINGVYAVNVDNYKNEVTIDHTDEVNFPELFAKLRESGYNPLEEEKYLKNNYNERDYDGLFQE
- a CDS encoding acyltransferase translates to MENAEIKYFAHESAIIDAGCEIGEGTKIWHFSHIMEGCKIGKNCNLGQNVVISPGVILGNGVKIQNNVSVYTGVICEDEVFLGPSCVFTNVVNPRSGVNRRHEYTHTRVGRGATIGANATVVCGHDIGEYAFIGAGAVVTKSVKPYALVVGNPSIQIGWMSRMGHRLQFDTSGRARCPESGEHYLLEHNHVKLI
- a CDS encoding DUF6359 domain-containing protein; the protein is MKRVIFLVAILAAGCQGLTLTDGGEATLRLRITSEDVLTKASLRPLPDTNLMRLIVRSSYDDTLYNGLYGARPEEMKLEAGEYFVEVFSHKHKAPAFDSPCWADARQVTLTSGTTKSLNLQIRQVNAGISLGFSSEFMSKYSAYTPELYTAEGASLYNYGEERFLYVNPGKFYVRLKPSLSTATPVPLFSKSVSAKEMLTINLKLAAGDSSFLGRGITIDTTYAFKLDTLLIDGNDGSSRAKAISLSRLSEFEGMKVWVKGYIVGGDVSADSVKYVSPFTKASHMAIAEEPGERLRAKCFGVSLPSGKIQDQFSLVAFPEHLSRRVWVKGTVVSSYLGGPGINPVTEAILE
- a CDS encoding FAD-dependent oxidoreductase, giving the protein MYRITEHPILPIPAEDSVEFTFEGQKITGQKGFTIAAALHQAGKVVHKHSLEHRERTMECGIGKCGACEMLVDGKVRRICITKVDDVKNVNRIEESYLPEETVLVEKDGKEIKIRKTTVVIIGAGPAGLAVREELNKAGIQNLVIDNNSKIGGQFLMQTHQFFFFEKEKRFGGMRGFDIANTLAGEDHSGILLDSVVWDILEGKRLVIKDIAKQEISYVDAEHLVIATGAVPFMPAFKNDDLPGVYTAAVVQRMMNQELTLLGKKILTVGAGNIGYLTSYQAMQAGAEVKAIIEAMPREGGFPVQANRVRRLGIPVMTSHILLEAIPNADRTGVTGAIIAQCENFKPIPGTEKIIEDIDCINICTGLIPDNQLFRKGVEIYGRHCHGVGDAVRIGEGTSAVLRGKQCAYEIQQDLGFRYNYNDYLAVSKEYIDSQQHPVKVINEPFRPTPERMKEKGFVQIDCLYGFACNPCSFACEYGAITKSSTSTVPRIDFDKCVGCMRCVYQCPGLAIFGYQFNKNWIFLPIEYKADEGADVFLVDNNGKKVGEGVIEKILKKDNKTNVARVKAKDLEGEALLAVRGFIIKEKYPQPVKIKQLDGEHDAKTYICHCEDVTVEKMLAAIGDRKVISSDELKHITRIGMGPCRGNRCVPRAKMYLKPYGIEVIGEPTPRGPMSNLVTLGDMNPVGKSESIILPKGSKWVEKVPAIIAGGGIAGSSLFRYMAEAGMKPYLINDGLGSSWRNIAGGRPAFSLPALADIAKHNLEIFRKLNDKHSIDFKLIRYVGFVHDQATYDSLDMSRNWSDARMVEKKDFRKEISPYFNPSLDTYSHALITNDCWQANPGLTLDLVREMGRQNGGKILENTKLVDVQRDGKEYRVIVLTPDKEYAEYRTEVFINALGAEADKFARKLGIETGLFPVKHQAFITKRLPMLGKDGANLDMLIDRRKYKGFSAVYGQQLAETGQIIGCASPAIDATETDKNLKINSREFIEIATEIFTNWIPQLSGVGFQAVWSGYYIEPRYIVDPELGLFTGMRGHGFMLSQYIAKLYVDYLMGREVPEYFHDLKLSGKGLSEQAFK
- a CDS encoding UvrD-helicase domain-containing protein yields the protein MKRDFSTIVEGLNCAQKQAVEQFEGPSLIIAGAGSGKTRVLTSRIANILNHGHKASSVLALTFTNKASKEMKERIAGMVGEGLARYLWMGTFHSVFIRFLREDAELLGFPKSFTIYDTSDSRSAIRVCVKELGLDEKMYKPNEVLSRISMAKNNLITAKAYLANGELMQRDAIARKPKIGDIYALYERKCRQAGAMDFDDILLYTNIMIRDFPQVLEKLQQRFSFILVDEYQDTNFSQYLIVKKLSANHRNLCVVGDDSQSIYAFRGARIENILNFRKDYPEAKEFKLEQNYRSTQTIVNAANSLIAKNSNRLNKECFSEAEAGEKIEVIRGYSDQEEAFTVVSSLMNRIYSDRAEYSDFAILYRTNAQSRVVEEALRKRSVPYRIYGGHSFYERQEVKDVLAYMRLLVNPKDDEAFRRVVNVPARGIGDTTMGYLAAAAGAASLSMWEAFHAGDLDAFGIKPAAAARLSIFTALIAEVGSKASTATAYDITMEILMRSGYMEHLRADSSLEGQARLENVEELFNSIKEMEGELSGGEISDGDLIADEDPGLMPDRESGPLLLEEFLEKISLMSAVDEGADSKEENNKVSLMTVHSAKGLEFPYVYVIGMEDNLFPSINGVSSDQEIEEERRLFYVALTRAKRAITLSYAQSRFRWGQQVNYPPSRFLKEVDRKFLNWPYEDGVMSIFRTDSSNSSGLFSSGTGRGVGATGRSERPARSAQPSAGEAFRRPASPAAAGPSATAPPPPRRENFFPDPVEKLRVGMNVEHERFGYGKIILLEGDVLNMRAVVAFNDGGQKTLLLKFAKLRIVE